A window of the Lactobacillus amylovorus DSM 20531 genome harbors these coding sequences:
- the treC gene encoding alpha,alpha-phosphotrehalase yields the protein MTDLGKKVIYQIYPKSFYDSNGDGIGDIPGIIQKIDYIKKLNADMIWFNPFFVSPQNDNGYDIADYYNIDPRFGTMADFEELVKKLKEINVGVMLDMVLNHCSTENIWFKKALAGDEKYRKFFYLRKGKDGKLPNNWQSKFGGPAWAKFGDTDYYYLHLYDPTQADLDWHNPEVRKELFKVVNFWRSKGVHGFRFDVINVTGKAEELVDSTDPVEEKSLYTDTPVVHKYLKELNAATFGQDPDSITVGEMSSTTIANSIEYSKPSEHELSMVFTFHHLKVDYKDGEKWSKMPFDFIKLKSLFTEWQEKMDQGGGWNALFWNNHDQPWALTRFGDTGKYREKSAEMLATATDFMRGTPYIYMGEEIGMIDPDYSSMDDYVDIEAKNAFKALTKNGLNEKDAFEIVKSKARDNSRVPMHWNNEKYAGFSEHKPWLMPTDQDRINVEDELAHGEIFNYYQKLIKLRKSEKLISDGHIKMFLGDDPQIFAYERYLEDSDEKLLVFTNFYGKKHSAKLPEKYQGKDYQVLLSNHDVENGKLTDEITLAPYEALAIKIK from the coding sequence ATGACAGATTTAGGTAAGAAAGTAATTTATCAAATTTATCCAAAATCATTTTATGATTCAAATGGCGATGGCATTGGTGATATTCCTGGTATCATTCAAAAGATTGACTACATCAAGAAACTGAATGCTGATATGATCTGGTTCAATCCATTCTTTGTTTCACCACAAAATGACAATGGCTATGATATTGCCGACTATTACAATATTGATCCACGTTTCGGGACGATGGCGGATTTCGAAGAACTGGTTAAAAAGCTAAAGGAGATCAATGTTGGCGTCATGCTAGACATGGTGTTGAATCACTGTTCAACTGAGAATATTTGGTTTAAAAAGGCACTTGCTGGGGATGAAAAGTACCGTAAGTTCTTCTACCTGAGAAAGGGCAAAGACGGCAAATTACCTAACAACTGGCAAAGCAAATTTGGTGGTCCCGCTTGGGCAAAATTTGGCGATACTGATTACTACTATCTTCACTTGTATGATCCAACTCAAGCTGATCTTGATTGGCATAACCCAGAAGTACGTAAAGAGTTGTTCAAGGTAGTCAACTTCTGGCGGAGCAAGGGCGTACACGGTTTCCGTTTTGACGTAATCAACGTTACTGGTAAGGCAGAAGAATTAGTTGATTCCACTGATCCAGTTGAAGAAAAGAGCCTGTATACTGATACGCCTGTAGTTCATAAGTACTTAAAAGAATTGAATGCAGCAACTTTTGGTCAAGATCCTGATTCAATTACAGTTGGTGAAATGTCATCAACCACAATTGCTAACTCAATTGAATACTCCAAGCCAAGTGAACATGAATTATCAATGGTCTTCACTTTTCACCACTTAAAGGTTGACTATAAAGATGGTGAAAAATGGTCCAAGATGCCATTTGATTTCATAAAGTTAAAGAGTCTCTTTACTGAATGGCAAGAAAAGATGGATCAAGGTGGCGGCTGGAATGCGCTCTTCTGGAATAACCATGACCAACCTTGGGCATTGACTCGCTTTGGCGACACCGGTAAATATCGTGAAAAGTCAGCTGAGATGTTAGCAACTGCAACCGACTTTATGCGTGGTACTCCTTACATTTACATGGGTGAAGAAATCGGTATGATCGACCCAGATTATTCTTCAATGGACGATTATGTAGATATTGAAGCTAAGAATGCCTTTAAAGCTTTGACTAAGAATGGTTTGAATGAAAAAGATGCCTTTGAAATTGTGAAATCAAAGGCACGTGACAATTCACGTGTGCCAATGCACTGGAATAATGAAAAATATGCTGGCTTTAGTGAACATAAGCCATGGCTGATGCCAACTGACCAGGATCGAATTAACGTCGAGGATGAGTTAGCACATGGTGAGATCTTTAACTACTACCAAAAGCTAATTAAGTTGCGTAAGAGTGAAAAATTGATCTCTGATGGCCATATCAAGATGTTCTTGGGAGACGATCCACAAATCTTCGCTTATGAACGCTACTTAGAAGATAGCGATGAAAAATTGCTTGTTTTTACTAACTTCTATGGTAAAAAGCATAGTGCTAAATTGCCTGAAAAATATCAAGGCAAAGACTATCAAGTATTGCTTAGCAACCATGATGTGGAAAATGGTAAGTTGACTGATGAAATTACTTTGGCACCATATGAAGCATTGGCTATTAAGATTAAGTAA
- a CDS encoding lysophospholipid acyltransferase family protein, protein MILGFHRRQVIANIKRNVAKKQFNSKAELHDPVLDQEQTNNIVNKYWKYTSSIGYRMINPVIRGIFAAASQILTGRCQIEGLENLPDIPTAFVTGNHYNQFDVLLMKKLAMKKNKRVFIVVEASNLAMPHLIGWAVRNFDSLPIDKDMHYLSRVFPKKLKETLKKPCWVLIYPEEELWFNYRKPRPLKKGAYYYAAKLNQPIISTFTEIRATSRREVFHRDFYKTRKILHVLPTIYPNSDLKLSENVNLMWRKDYEQKKAAYEKCYGKKLTDEFSYNDIAGYAPKK, encoded by the coding sequence ATGATCTTGGGTTTTCATAGGCGACAAGTTATAGCTAATATTAAAAGAAATGTAGCTAAAAAGCAATTTAATAGCAAGGCTGAGCTGCACGATCCGGTGCTTGATCAAGAGCAGACGAATAACATTGTAAATAAATATTGGAAGTATACTTCATCAATCGGCTATCGCATGATCAATCCGGTTATTCGAGGTATTTTTGCTGCGGCGTCGCAGATTCTGACAGGACGTTGCCAGATTGAAGGGTTAGAGAATTTGCCTGATATACCGACGGCTTTTGTTACGGGTAATCACTACAACCAGTTTGATGTCTTGCTGATGAAAAAGTTGGCGATGAAGAAAAATAAGAGAGTGTTTATCGTGGTGGAGGCGAGTAATCTAGCGATGCCGCATCTGATTGGCTGGGCGGTGCGAAATTTTGATTCTTTGCCAATTGATAAAGATATGCATTATTTGAGTCGCGTTTTTCCGAAAAAGTTGAAAGAGACACTTAAGAAACCATGTTGGGTGTTGATCTATCCTGAAGAGGAGTTGTGGTTCAATTATCGTAAGCCGCGTCCATTAAAAAAGGGTGCATATTACTATGCGGCAAAGTTGAATCAACCAATTATTTCGACTTTTACAGAAATTAGAGCGACTTCGAGACGTGAAGTGTTTCATCGTGATTTTTATAAGACGAGAAAGATCTTGCATGTGTTGCCAACAATCTACCCTAATTCTGATTTGAAGTTGTCAGAAAATGTGAATCTGATGTGGCGTAAGGATTATGAGCAAAAGAAGGCAGCTTATGAGAAGTGCTATGGTAAAAAGCTGACTGATGAATTTAGTTATAATGATATTGCTGGGTATGCACCGAAGAAGTAA
- a CDS encoding glycosyltransferase, with the protein MKILIVIDNYFNQSNGMSISTQRFAHEYKKMGQEVRILSTGKDADYSVPELKIYIPIIYGLIKKQGFHFAKPINKTLKKAISWADIVQVETPFPVSWRAAKLAKKQAKPVTGTFHIYPQNITASVPILDNKFGNWCFMTFFKVKSFRNCDALQVPTPKVAKWLRQHHFKQKLFVVSNGISEKFIQNPHKEEVGHPFTILCIGRFSHEKQQQTLFKAMQLAKHAPEIRLIFAGQGPLEKEYEKLANQLPKKPIMHYFAPVDLRKIMSQADLIVHCADVEIEGMACMEAFASGCVPVIADSPLSSTVSYALTDNNRFPAGDSTTLAEKIDYWFEHPLELKEMQQRYRDYGKTLSVKRSAKIALGNLEGLTLK; encoded by the coding sequence ATGAAAATCTTAATTGTAATTGACAATTATTTCAATCAAAGTAATGGTATGAGCATCTCGACGCAACGATTTGCTCACGAATACAAGAAAATGGGCCAAGAGGTTCGTATCCTTTCTACTGGAAAAGATGCCGATTACTCTGTGCCTGAACTAAAAATTTACATTCCTATTATCTACGGCTTGATTAAAAAGCAGGGTTTCCACTTTGCTAAGCCAATCAACAAAACATTAAAAAAAGCGATCAGCTGGGCAGATATTGTTCAAGTTGAAACACCTTTTCCTGTTTCTTGGCGAGCAGCAAAGCTTGCTAAAAAACAGGCTAAACCAGTGACCGGAACCTTTCACATTTATCCGCAAAACATCACTGCTTCCGTACCGATTTTGGACAACAAATTTGGCAACTGGTGCTTTATGACTTTCTTCAAGGTCAAGTCATTCAGAAATTGTGATGCCTTGCAGGTTCCTACACCTAAGGTAGCAAAATGGTTAAGACAACATCACTTCAAGCAAAAGCTTTTTGTGGTCTCAAATGGAATTAGTGAAAAGTTTATTCAAAATCCACACAAAGAAGAAGTCGGGCATCCCTTCACCATTTTGTGTATTGGACGATTTTCGCATGAAAAACAGCAACAAACTTTATTCAAAGCAATGCAACTAGCTAAACATGCCCCAGAAATTCGCCTTATTTTTGCTGGCCAAGGTCCTCTAGAAAAAGAATATGAAAAGTTGGCAAATCAGCTCCCTAAGAAACCAATCATGCACTATTTTGCACCAGTTGATTTGAGAAAGATTATGTCTCAAGCCGACCTGATCGTGCACTGCGCTGATGTCGAGATTGAAGGCATGGCTTGCATGGAGGCCTTTGCTAGTGGCTGCGTACCTGTAATTGCCGACAGTCCCTTGTCTTCTACTGTTAGCTATGCTTTGACTGACAACAATCGTTTCCCTGCTGGTGATAGTACAACCTTAGCTGAAAAGATTGATTACTGGTTCGAGCATCCCCTAGAGTTAAAAGAAATGCAGCAAAGATACCGCGATTATGGCAAAACTTTGAGCGTTAAAAGATCAGCTAAGATTGCCTTGGGTAATTTGGAAGGTTTGACTTTGAAATAA
- a CDS encoding APC family permease, whose product MDSFDTTHKRKLISWPVLALMDFVTVIGFDDIIYNFKNQGLATISEWVIMLALYVVPYEMMVGQLGSTFSETTGGLTSWIRHTSGDKMGYFMAWAGWVCALPYLVDVANSTVVSFGWLFAGNNSYEDKMNNWTFALLTAAVFIIFIFFQHRFANSLQMLSVIGGGAMFIITVLYIIMTFAYLGKGGHIETQPFNWRSIFPTFDTKFFTSLGLFIFAMDGAEFVAPYVTEMKNGARDFPKAMIMLAVMTGFLTVFGSFALGVFFNAHHLPDDLKMNGSYYAFEAMGKDFGLGKFFLYLFIVTQALYMIAQLAMLVDGMSREFLSDTAKKYLPKGLTKKDKNGLPIHGYWLTALLCSFIMFSSATLPNINSIFNQLLNLNGIIDPFTTSFIFWAFIKIREDEKKYHAEYVYIKNRRMSLIMGWWCFLLTLVAAFGSIFQVDAPTGSAEYYQTIFLNVFESFVLLGLGLILPLIARWQRNHENA is encoded by the coding sequence TTGGATTCTTTTGATACTACGCATAAGCGTAAATTAATTTCTTGGCCAGTATTGGCCTTGATGGACTTTGTCACCGTTATTGGTTTTGATGACATTATCTACAACTTTAAAAACCAAGGTTTGGCAACTATTTCAGAGTGGGTTATCATGCTTGCTTTGTACGTTGTCCCATATGAAATGATGGTAGGACAGTTAGGTTCCACTTTTTCTGAAACAACCGGTGGTTTAACTTCCTGGATTCGTCATACTTCAGGCGACAAAATGGGTTACTTCATGGCCTGGGCTGGCTGGGTTTGTGCTCTGCCATATCTAGTCGATGTTGCGAACTCAACTGTCGTTTCATTTGGTTGGCTCTTTGCCGGCAATAACTCTTATGAAGATAAAATGAACAACTGGACATTTGCTTTGCTTACTGCAGCTGTCTTCATCATCTTTATCTTCTTCCAGCACCGTTTTGCTAACTCATTGCAAATGTTGTCGGTAATTGGTGGTGGGGCAATGTTTATTATCACTGTCCTTTACATCATCATGACTTTTGCATACTTAGGCAAGGGTGGTCATATTGAAACTCAACCATTCAATTGGCGTTCAATTTTTCCAACCTTCGATACTAAGTTCTTCACTTCATTAGGTTTGTTCATTTTTGCGATGGATGGTGCGGAATTCGTTGCTCCATACGTTACTGAAATGAAGAATGGTGCGCGTGACTTCCCTAAGGCAATGATTATGTTGGCTGTCATGACTGGATTCTTGACGGTCTTTGGCTCATTTGCATTAGGTGTCTTCTTCAACGCTCACCACTTGCCAGATGATTTGAAGATGAATGGTTCATATTATGCCTTTGAGGCAATGGGTAAGGACTTCGGTTTAGGTAAATTCTTCTTGTATCTGTTCATTGTGACGCAGGCACTTTACATGATCGCTCAGCTGGCAATGCTGGTTGATGGTATGTCACGTGAGTTCTTGTCAGACACTGCCAAGAAGTACTTACCAAAGGGCTTAACTAAGAAGGATAAAAACGGTTTGCCAATTCATGGTTACTGGTTGACCGCACTTCTTTGTTCTTTCATCATGTTCTCTTCAGCAACTTTGCCTAACATTAACTCAATCTTTAACCAGTTGCTGAACTTGAACGGTATTATCGACCCATTCACCACTTCATTCATTTTCTGGGCCTTCATTAAGATTCGTGAGGATGAAAAGAAGTACCATGCTGAATATGTTTATATCAAGAATAGACGCATGTCATTAATCATGGGTTGGTGGTGCTTCCTCTTGACCTTGGTTGCCGCATTTGGTTCAATCTTCCAAGTTGATGCACCAACAGGTTCAGCTGAATACTACCAGACTATTTTCTTGAACGTCTTTGAATCATTTGTCTTATTAGGTTTAGGTTTGATTTTGCCTTTAATCGCAAGATGGCAAAGAAATCACGAAAATGCTTAG
- a CDS encoding LPXTG cell wall anchor domain-containing protein, whose translation MKGQDVTKTKQNNPVKPMAQDIKQPKQPVVQKVSLNNPKATLPQTGERSSILLSVLGGLVALTGLLYLDKDRKNKKA comes from the coding sequence GTGAAAGGCCAAGATGTAACCAAGACTAAGCAGAATAATCCAGTCAAACCAATGGCTCAAGACATAAAGCAGCCTAAGCAGCCAGTCGTTCAAAAAGTTTCCCTAAACAATCCAAAAGCCACTTTGCCTCAAACAGGTGAACGTAGCTCAATTTTGTTGAGCGTGCTCGGCGGATTAGTTGCATTAACTGGTTTGCTTTATCTTGATAAGGACAGAAAGAATAAGAAAGCTTAA
- a CDS encoding IS982 family transposase, whose protein sequence is MNCLKLKRFSHHLQVSFKDLVIICRHWYRLYAPAEFTHRRNIDQIKTTDSLILALLIWQAKTGIESQRRFCECFNCLSHSRFNRRSRQLLQLIYQIRQEMNKKVDLNGQFLIIDSFPVPVCQPIRNYRAKIFRGYANIGYKDTKKIYFYGFKVHAIVSDDGYILDYVVTKASVHDARETVELMGNTHPSNYYLLGDEGYLGKELHQQLKQMGYELWTPYRKNMTGAKKHNDHQLMAIRRTIESDFSLLTYYNAENNRARSLIGFQSRLEIAILAYNLAYCLERFN, encoded by the coding sequence TTGAACTGCCTTAAGCTTAAGCGTTTTAGCCACCATTTACAAGTTAGTTTTAAAGATTTAGTGATAATTTGTCGGCACTGGTATCGTTTGTATGCACCGGCTGAGTTTACTCATCGGCGAAATATTGATCAAATTAAAACTACGGACAGTCTGATTTTGGCTTTACTTATCTGGCAAGCTAAGACAGGAATTGAATCACAAAGAAGATTCTGTGAATGTTTCAATTGTTTATCACACTCACGTTTTAATCGGCGTTCACGTCAGCTATTGCAATTGATTTATCAGATACGGCAAGAAATGAATAAAAAGGTTGACCTGAATGGACAGTTCTTGATCATTGACAGCTTTCCGGTACCTGTTTGCCAACCAATTCGCAACTATCGTGCTAAAATTTTTCGCGGTTATGCCAACATTGGTTATAAGGACACCAAGAAAATTTACTTCTATGGTTTCAAAGTTCATGCCATTGTTAGCGATGACGGTTACATTCTTGATTATGTCGTAACAAAGGCATCAGTTCATGATGCCAGGGAGACAGTTGAACTGATGGGAAATACCCATCCATCTAATTACTATCTTCTTGGCGACGAAGGCTATTTAGGCAAAGAACTGCATCAACAGCTAAAACAAATGGGTTACGAACTTTGGACACCATATCGTAAAAATATGACAGGAGCTAAAAAGCACAATGATCATCAATTGATGGCTATTCGCAGAACAATTGAAAGCGACTTTTCGCTTCTGACCTATTACAATGCCGAGAACAATCGAGCACGTAGTCTGATAGGCTTTCAAAGCCGGTTGGAAATTGCAATTTTAGCTTATAATTTGGCTTATTGTCTAGAACGATTTAACTAG
- the treR gene encoding trehalose operon repressor, with protein sequence MAESKSDIIAQDIAAKIQHHQYEAGDFLLSESKLTTLYGSSRETVRKALNQLTALGLIQKIKGKGSIVLDLEKYSFPISGITSFAELNKSLNMHAQTKVITLKKMTDLPKMFKEKFPEQKKQAGIYVERLRLIDDEPAVLDCDYLFSPPIDDLPKEAAENSIYDYIENKLGLDISYATKVITVEKIDDKCQKLLQLEDSLAVLVASHNFLNDTTLFQLTLSFHNPSKFKFVDFARRQKIKL encoded by the coding sequence ATGGCTGAATCAAAATCAGATATTATTGCACAAGATATTGCTGCAAAAATACAGCACCATCAATATGAAGCAGGTGATTTTCTTCTTAGTGAAAGTAAATTGACTACTTTATATGGTTCATCTCGTGAGACAGTACGAAAGGCTCTGAATCAATTAACTGCTTTAGGTTTGATCCAGAAGATTAAGGGTAAGGGTTCAATTGTTTTGGACTTGGAGAAGTATTCTTTTCCTATCTCAGGTATTACTAGTTTTGCGGAATTGAATAAGTCGCTTAATATGCATGCGCAGACCAAGGTAATTACTTTGAAAAAGATGACCGATTTGCCAAAAATGTTTAAGGAAAAGTTTCCTGAACAAAAAAAGCAAGCAGGTATTTACGTTGAACGTCTGCGTTTGATCGACGATGAGCCAGCCGTGCTTGATTGCGATTATCTTTTTTCACCGCCAATCGATGATTTACCTAAAGAAGCAGCGGAAAATTCAATTTATGACTATATTGAAAATAAGTTGGGATTGGATATTTCTTATGCTACTAAGGTAATTACGGTAGAAAAGATCGATGACAAGTGTCAAAAGCTGTTGCAGTTAGAAGATAGTTTGGCCGTTTTGGTTGCTAGTCATAATTTTTTAAATGACACGACACTATTTCAACTAACATTATCTTTCCATAATCCAAGCAAGTTTAAATTCGTGGATTTTGCAAGAAGACAAAAAATTAAGTTATAA
- a CDS encoding glucose PTS transporter subunit IIA — MSENNEIAILAPANGKVIALSKTSDPIFSKGAMGQGFGLTPSDGEVVAPVSGKVSMIADTKHAVGITTDDGLEVLVHMGVDTVGLKGEPFEILIKDGQTVEAGQDIATMDLKFINDKGLDTTIMVLITNSNDKLDGLDVSEGPAKTGDVVAHAYLKTANENQNSDKKLSYDELATFIIKNVGGKDNINNLIHCITRLRFYLKDESKANDDVLKNQRGILDVMHAGGQYQVVIGNEVTNVYDAVMKQLPGLSDKPAPQTNENDNRNPVAKAFGNLIGFITGSMSPVIGVIAASGIIKGLLALLTLPQLGALLNVKSPVYITVSAMADSAFFFLPILVGFSAAKRLGSDPIIAAVIGGFITYPQMITWGTAGKMMFNLGGWNFRFLNYSYSIFPMILAAWLAAKCEDWLKKVLPSYLQMIFVPLITILVVSTITLVITGPVIQGAANGIAVFINWLVSASGWLGGLVIGAFYQLLVIFGLHWGVVPLVAQQIASTGQSSLNAIICSTMIAQGAAVLAVAVKSKKPDMKELGIAAAISAFCGVTEPAIYGINLRYNKVFASGCIGSAFGGLVTGLMHGTMYGFTGGLIGFSSFFNPAHPTQLNSFYTFLIASAVSIVVAFIVTWVWGYNDNMTMGKKVEKKQRPGTK, encoded by the coding sequence ATGTCAGAAAATAATGAAATTGCAATTCTTGCTCCTGCAAACGGCAAAGTTATTGCGTTAAGTAAAACAAGCGATCCTATTTTTAGTAAAGGTGCAATGGGACAAGGCTTCGGTCTTACCCCATCTGATGGCGAAGTTGTTGCACCAGTCAGCGGTAAAGTTTCAATGATTGCAGACACTAAGCACGCAGTCGGAATTACTACCGATGATGGACTTGAAGTTTTAGTCCACATGGGTGTCGATACTGTTGGACTTAAAGGTGAACCTTTTGAAATTCTTATTAAGGATGGTCAAACAGTTGAAGCTGGTCAAGATATTGCCACAATGGATCTTAAATTTATCAATGATAAAGGCCTTGATACCACCATTATGGTTTTGATCACTAATTCAAACGACAAACTTGATGGTCTTGATGTTTCAGAAGGTCCTGCCAAAACTGGCGACGTTGTTGCACATGCATACTTAAAAACTGCAAACGAAAATCAAAATTCAGATAAGAAGCTTTCATATGATGAACTTGCTACTTTTATCATTAAGAACGTCGGTGGTAAGGACAACATTAATAATTTGATCCACTGTATTACTCGTCTGCGTTTTTACTTAAAGGACGAATCAAAAGCTAACGATGATGTCTTAAAGAACCAACGCGGTATTCTTGATGTCATGCACGCAGGTGGTCAATACCAAGTTGTTATTGGTAATGAAGTTACTAATGTTTACGACGCTGTAATGAAGCAACTTCCTGGTTTAAGTGATAAACCTGCTCCACAAACTAATGAAAATGATAACCGCAACCCAGTTGCTAAAGCATTCGGTAACTTAATCGGTTTTATCACCGGTTCAATGAGTCCGGTTATCGGTGTAATCGCTGCTTCTGGTATCATCAAAGGTCTTTTAGCATTATTAACCTTGCCTCAACTTGGTGCTTTGCTTAACGTTAAGAGTCCAGTTTACATTACAGTTAGCGCAATGGCTGACTCAGCCTTCTTCTTCCTACCAATTTTAGTAGGATTCTCAGCTGCTAAACGTCTTGGCAGTGATCCAATTATCGCAGCCGTAATCGGTGGATTTATTACCTACCCACAAATGATTACTTGGGGTACTGCTGGTAAAATGATGTTCAACCTTGGTGGTTGGAACTTCCGATTCTTGAACTACAGTTACTCAATCTTCCCAATGATCTTGGCTGCATGGCTTGCTGCTAAATGTGAAGACTGGCTCAAGAAAGTTTTGCCAAGCTACTTGCAAATGATCTTCGTACCGTTGATTACTATCTTGGTTGTTTCTACTATTACTTTGGTAATTACTGGACCAGTTATCCAAGGTGCCGCTAACGGTATTGCCGTATTCATCAACTGGTTAGTTTCAGCATCTGGTTGGCTTGGTGGTTTAGTAATCGGTGCCTTCTACCAATTACTTGTTATCTTTGGTCTTCACTGGGGTGTTGTTCCATTGGTTGCTCAACAAATTGCCTCAACTGGCCAAAGTTCATTAAACGCTATTATTTGTTCAACTATGATTGCTCAAGGTGCTGCTGTATTGGCGGTTGCCGTTAAGTCAAAGAAACCTGACATGAAGGAATTAGGTATCGCTGCTGCTATTTCAGCATTCTGCGGTGTTACTGAACCAGCTATCTACGGTATTAACTTAAGATACAATAAAGTATTTGCTTCAGGTTGTATCGGTTCAGCATTCGGTGGTCTTGTTACTGGTTTAATGCACGGTACTATGTATGGCTTCACCGGTGGTTTGATCGGATTCTCAAGTTTCTTCAACCCAGCTCACCCAACTCAATTAAACAGTTTCTACACATTCTTAATCGCTAGTGCTGTTTCAATCGTGGTCGCCTTTATCGTAACTTGGGTATGGGGCTACAACGACAATATGACTATGGGTAAGAAAGTTGAAAAAAAGCAACGCCCAGGTACTAAGTAA
- a CDS encoding 2-dehydropantoate 2-reductase, whose translation MRIAIAGAGAMGSKFGWHLKKAGNDVTLIDTWDRNIAAIRENGVVARVKDEEIAEKMPIYSPEEIDEQHESVDLLIVFTKSMQLENMLNSLKPIISKDTYVLCLLNGLGHEDVLERFVTRDHIIMGVTMWASMMTAPGHITFANDNGNVEIQCLDPKGKDETQKIVKILTDAGLNASYSENVMYSIWRKACVNGVVNALCALLDADCKQFGHTKEADELTRNIVQEFADVAQYEGVNLDRKEVIEHVESLFDTPHYPSMHQDLVQNNRPTEIDYIDGAVWRKGLKHSVATPYCAFITRLIHAKEDILNVK comes from the coding sequence ATGAGAATTGCAATTGCCGGTGCTGGCGCAATGGGTTCAAAATTCGGCTGGCATTTAAAGAAGGCTGGAAATGACGTTACTTTAATCGATACTTGGGACAGAAACATTGCCGCCATCCGTGAAAATGGCGTGGTCGCTAGAGTTAAGGACGAAGAAATTGCGGAAAAGATGCCAATTTACAGTCCTGAAGAAATCGATGAGCAACATGAAAGCGTTGATCTGTTAATCGTCTTTACCAAGTCAATGCAGTTAGAAAATATGTTAAACAGTCTGAAGCCAATCATTAGCAAAGATACTTATGTGCTCTGCTTGCTTAATGGCTTAGGTCACGAAGATGTGCTAGAGAGATTTGTCACTCGCGATCACATCATTATGGGTGTCACGATGTGGGCATCAATGATGACGGCTCCTGGCCACATTACTTTCGCCAATGACAATGGTAACGTCGAAATCCAATGCCTTGATCCAAAAGGTAAAGACGAGACGCAAAAGATCGTTAAGATTTTGACTGATGCTGGTTTGAATGCTAGTTACAGTGAAAACGTCATGTATTCTATCTGGCGTAAAGCTTGTGTTAACGGCGTGGTTAATGCTCTTTGTGCTTTGCTTGATGCTGACTGCAAGCAATTTGGTCACACTAAGGAAGCTGACGAGTTGACTAGAAATATCGTACAAGAATTTGCGGATGTTGCTCAATACGAGGGCGTCAACTTGGATCGCAAGGAAGTTATTGAACACGTTGAAAGTTTGTTTGATACGCCACACTATCCTTCAATGCATCAGGATTTGGTTCAAAACAATCGTCCAACTGAGATCGACTATATTGACGGTGCCGTTTGGCGCAAGGGCTTGAAGCATAGTGTTGCCACTCCATACTGTGCTTTCATCACGCGTTTGATTCATGCTAAGGAAGATATTTTGAACGTTAAGTAA